The following is a genomic window from Papio anubis isolate 15944 unplaced genomic scaffold, Panubis1.0 scaffold177, whole genome shotgun sequence.
TGTGAGGCAGGATTTTCCGCAGTAACAGCAACCAAAATGAGATTACAGAATCCACTGGACATAAGGAACACACCTTGGATGTCACTGTGTCTCAtcaccgtctagttgcaggactgtctagttgcaggaaaacaagctcagggctcccactgattctacattatggtgagttgtataattctACGTAACTACAAtgttataataatagaaataaagtgcagaaTAAATGAAACGTGCTTGAATCCTTAAGTATACACAGTCATATAATTCATAGAAGTATATACAACTTAAAAGCAGAGGCTTTTAAGTTGAAGACaggtaaaacatgtttttaaaaaacacacaaaatagtaTTTTGCTATGAATACATAAAGATACatgtaaatgcaaataaaaagaatttaaagagtACACGCCGCATTGGTAATAGTGGAAAAATACCTACTCGGAGAAAAGAAATGGGACCAAGTATTTCTTCGCtataactaaaaaaagaaaaagaaaaaaaggacaatatATATGTCGTTTgtgaatttaactttttaaatgacaacACTAAAAGGACAGAATGGATTAGTTAATATGCTGATCTGTGGTTATGGATGTTGTCTGGTTTGGAAACGTGGATTTAGAAGTCATCAGCACATAGATAAATTgccctggggaggaggaagaagggaggggaggcaCATTAATGTTAGGAGGGCCATGTAAAGTTATTTTCCAGTTTGCTGCATCACAAGCAGCAGTAGGGTTAAGTAACACAGAAACTGTTACGCCTCTTGCCTACAAGGTCCCTAGATACCAAGTTCGAATCGACGGAAACGTAGCTCAAAAAGCGACGCCCACACCCCGGGAAAAACATTGAGCTACGCCAACCACAGTGGCGCGCCAAGCAGGAGGCGGTACCTGAGGACCACGCCTGCGCGCGGGGTTACGCAAGCGCGCAGCCTTTGCGCACGCGCACAAACGCACGGCCGCGCAGCATCTATCTTGCTGGAAGCTTTTTGCCAGAGGTTGAGCGGTTTGCATAATGTCGGAAATGGCCGAGTTGTCAGAGCTGTATGAAGAGAGCAGTGACCTGCAAATGGATGTGATGCCTGGCGAGGGTGACCTACCGCAGATGGAGGTAGGCAGCGGGAGCCGGGAGCTATCCCTGCGTCCCTCCCGCAGCGGGGCCCCGCCACAGCTCGAGGAGGAAGGCccaatggaggaggaggaggcccagCCAATGGCGGCGCCAGAGGGGAAACGGAGCCTTGCTAACGGGCCCAACGCTGGGGAGCAGCCAGGCCAGGTGGCGGGCGCAGACTTCGAGAGCGAGGACGAGGGCGAGGAATTTGATGACTGGGAGGACGACTACGACTATCCCGAAGAGGAGCAGCTTAGTGGTGCCGGCTACAGAGTAGCAGCAGCTCTTGAAGAAGCCGACAAGATGTTTCTGAGAACAAGAGAAGCAGCCCTGGATGGCGGGTTTCAGATGCATTATGAGAAGACCCCGTTTGATCAGTTAGCTTTTATCGAAGAGCTTTTTTCACTGATGGTTGTCAATCGTCTGACCGAAGAACTCGGCTGTGATGAGATTATTGATAGAGAGTAGTTACATGCTGTTAAAAGAGGAGGAAACTACTTGAGGAGGGACCCAACTTTCCGCTATCTTTTGGGTTCATTCCAAATAGTTTTGTGCCATTGAAAAACTTGACcttcaaaaaaatttgtttttcagaatagaAGACAATAGGACAGTGACTGCACAGTTGTGAAAAAGGAGGAGaatcattaaagaaaaaggaaaaaagattttaagactGTTGAAATCTGTTATCAAGAATGTCCTAAAACACCTATGGCTTTGACTTTGTTATTGATCCAGATTATTTTCCTTGCATTGGGGAAAATATCTTTCGTATTTGTTTGCTGTAAAGATGGTTTTGCAAGAATAAGTCATGACCAAGACAAACTGCCAATACAAGAGCCCActgatattaattatataatgagaaaaaatgtatCCAACTAGGACACATATCTTTTGAGTTATTTGGACTGAAAGTTTAAGAAAACTTGGGAAATTCTATTTTGTGATCTAGTCAAGCCATAGTTATCAAAGGCTAAATTTTCAGTGTAAGATAAATGAAGTATTCTTCATTATTCCAAAAGGATGAGTAAACTCAAAGATGTATCACGTGTGCTCTGTATCTTAAGATGTGTTTCCAAGAGCGTCTGAAATTTTGTTTGTACATGTATCTTGATCATTTATAAAGCCACTGTGATCTATAAATCAAGAAAATTCATtgtcataaccatttttaaaagtcaaaaattaagacatctttaattaaaaactttcaaatCTAGACACTAAATGTGTGTGAATGTACAATGAAACCATTGCTCACGCTGTTATATACTagagaaattttgttttgcttgctgTTTTAATTTGACAGGTGAAATACTTTAGTTGAACTTCATATTGTAAGAACTGTTAATAAAAAGTTGTCAAGTAAAAAGCCCTATATCTAAAAAGACTTTATGAACAGTTATTCTATCAACTTTTAAAGGTTTTAAACCTACCCAGAAATTACTTTGGTATCTGAAGTttccctctgtctcctcctctaaTTAAGCTTGTTATTTGTTATGCACCAGCATTGGAGATAATAAAATTTCTTGTTCTGTGTATTTTGTTTGGCTAATAATATTGCATACATACTTTATACTAGTTTTTATTGTATGTGTTAACCAGTATTAAGGGAAAATAATCCAGCTTCAGCTATCTAATTCACAAATTAATTTCTGGAAATTAAACTTTGTAAATTAAGTTTTTGCCCTACAAGAATTTGCTGGTCTAGGAAAACCTGCCCTATCAATGAGTATGTTGCCATGGTTACCTTACTAAGATGCTGAGGTTCTAGGAGAGTAATGATTACATCAGAAGGCTATGTTCAGCAAAATGAGTGTATCAGCAGGTTTTATCATGATCAGTAAAAAGGTTCCAGATGCTTCTGCTCCATTATAGCAGTAAAGAACGAATATCCAATGCAACAGGACAATTCAGagccttatttattttatggtcATCCTGCCTTTTGGGAGAGAGATCTGTAAAAGATAGGACTGTGACAAGGATGATCAGAATTGTTCAGACACTAGCTGGGTTGGGAGGGAGAGATGGTGGAAGTAAAGTGTTGGTTCTTAGACTTCTTAATCCTACCACTTCCACTGCTATCTCAATTAGCCTGTAGCTACGGTCAGATGAGTGTGGATAGATAATTAATTTCATGCGTGATGTAAATTAGTTTGGATGGGGGTATGCTAGTGCACAATAAACTGGCTGGTTGTATTTACCTCCAGATGTTTATCTTTACTAGGAAAGGTAaactcttgggaaaaaaaaatctgacgtCCACAAACTAGAAGGTtgtgattctgtttctctctggGACTAAGTAGGGCACAAGAGTTGGGGGTGGGAAACACTCCCTGTTACATCTGAAGGCCCATCTTAGGGAGAAAAACCTGGGCTCTGCAATTGGCTCGGTTGTTTTTCAGTCTTAAAAATAGGCAGTAAGCTGAGAGACAATGAAAATTGTAAatacttatttgtatttattgaggatagaaaattaacattttaacaccCCTTTTAGGGGTgtaaaatcatttgtatttcctttacaTGCAGTTACCACAGACAAACCAGACTACTTGGTTAAAATTTGGGTTCTACTATTTGTTAGCTCAGTAACTGGGAAATTAATCTCTCGGGCTTGGGTCCTGAACTGAAAATAGGGACAATTGGATGTACCTTACaaattgtgaggactaaatgaagatgtgtgtgagagtgtgtgtgtgtttgtgtgtgtgtgtgtgtgtgtgtgtgtgtgtatcttcatTTAAGGGAACTAGAGAAAGGAGTTCTGGGGAAATTCTAACTGATTTTGCAAGATAGGGGATTTAAAGAAGCTTTTGAGTACACAGTGTGATTAGGGAGAGTTTTGCAAATTTATCCATATGTATTACAAATGTTCGCTTAGATCAGATATCCCATGTTGGCTATCTTCAGGCCACAGATCTATTTTGTTTGGTTCATGCTTATAATTTTAAGAGACCAACATCTCAGTACAGAGATAGCAGCTAAAAATCTAGATTcttacctttttattattatttttttaaagtaaaagatcTGGGAGCCTTTGACCTATAGACCTATGTAGCCAAaaaccaaacagacaaaaaagcaaacaaacaaacaaaaacatctgaTTCACCTTTAGACAAGGAAGGTGTTCTGTTTGCCAAGTGTCAGTGTTATCTCCCCAACATAGAGGCCAGGTAGCACTTGATATTTATCATTGGGCTTGCAccattgttttttcttgtgtttgcACAGCTTGCGTTACCTACTTGGCCTCTAAATATCTCAAGTTGCCTCTCCTTGTAGAGACTAAAGGATGTCTCAGTTTTTGCCTGTTTTACCTTAACTCTATTACCCTTCTGAATTCAGTATCTGTTAGAGTTGTAGAAATCAGTAAAGAATTAGTGGGAGTGTGAGCTACTGAGACTGACGTTTTTGCTTGAGGCCCTAAAATACTATATTAAAGTATGTCAATAAAGTCTGTCGCTTGAATTTTGAAACAAGGAAATACCTATAACTTACCCTTGCAAAAGTGTATTTTCCCATCCTGAAATatggtaatatttaaaaattgcaagcattacatgtttaatattttctgcCTCTGGaggtttgtaaaatattttctgggaACGAATGGTTATATTCTTGATGTTCTCAGTGACCAAAGATAAATGTGAACTATCTGTTCCATAAATGCTATCATCTATGAATATATCCATAAACTTGAACCTTTGTTTTTAGTCCAAAGTATATCTTAGAAATTAAGTGGGGATGGGGAAAGcattaatatttctttgtatttattttagaacttCCAGTGGTAGCGTTAAGGATTTAATTAATCCTTTTCTTGTGCTGTATCCACAAAGTCTCTAATCTTCGCTGTGttcatttcttaaacattttagttGCCTTTCTCACAAGACATAAAGCTTCTTGAGTTGAGGCCTCTACAGTGGCACATCTCTCCCACCTTCCAGCCATTTCCCCTAGGCCTGCAGAAAAGCTCAAAATAGTTACTAAAAATCAGCCCTCAGGTCTGAGATAAATGAGATCTTAACTTTGGTCCCCACTCCAGCAGTGGGCTGAATACAACCCCGTTCCATGGCACCAGTGCAGAAAAGATGTGGATTACTTTAAAAGGCACATCATATTACTACAGTTACTGGTAATGAAAATCACCCATTTTCCTCACCTCTGTTTTGCCTGAAAGGTTATGGATGGGTAGTAATACTTTGCCCTAAAGAAGGGTactgaaggggaaagagagacTGAGAATAAACTCTGCCCCACCACATACACCACAATCCCATTCTTCATAAATTCCTCATTCATTTCAGGAACCCCACAGAAAGGGTCATCTTAAAAAATGATCATTAGATTCTACCCAAAAGGCTGTCATTATGATGGCTTCAGCTTTGCCCACTCTTCCTCCCTTACAAAACTCCGAGATAATCTGAGGGCTCCTCTACTTAGTGAGATTTCATAACTAAAAGCATTGAACTTTCGTAGTACCATCCGTgtgaatgaaaactaaaaataaattttgcatcTACATATGTACTGAAGTCGAAATGTcagaatgactgaatgaatgtttTACCACTCATATGTGTCATGTCTTCCAAGCACAGCCCAAAATGTTATGCTCTCTTTACACCAATAGCATCACCACTCTTGGAAGATCAACCAGGACCCAACTAGACAAGAATTTACTTGTAACTGTTTCATGTTAGCACTTTTCCTCTAAGGTGTTGTATACTACTGCTTAAACagtgtattttattctgttttttaatttagaaaataaaatagccctCAAAACCTGTACTTATATGTTActgataattttataatcttATAATATGTTCTTCCTATTAAGTACTGAGTATATGAAAAGGTCTCTGAGAATATttgagtaaataataataataggtattATGTGACTGGCACACACTATATAATTTACAtctattatctcattgaatcctctaAACAGACCTATGAGACACTTAAAATCCATCCTCTCAGAAACCTTATAAATAAGTACCATAATCCTCATTTCACtgatgaagaaaactgaagcccagagtaGTAGAGTCACttgctagtaagtggcaaagccagcatTTCAACCCATATGTAACCTCAGAGCTTTTagcatgttattattattaagtacACATTAAACCTTGATCAACAGCACTCCACACAATAAAACCTTAACTGTAAAGAAACTTGGATCACAACATATTAGACAAAGAGGAAAATCAGATCCTAACACACATACATAACCTGATAGAaggaatttagtttaaaaaattaaaagcaagccAAACAAAACGTCCTTGTTAAGGTACATATTTAGCCCAATGCCTACGTAAATTCTACATTTGCTTCAGCAATGCTGTTCTTTGAGAAATGAGGTTCACAATGAAAACTCAGGCACACCACAGTATCATAAATTATTAAGGAAGAAAGCATTATCTTTTATACAATACCATTTTAGAAAGCTTCTCAACTACaagaattggaagaaaatattttctgcttaaatttCAGTTTGCTAGAACACTAACCCTAACATCACCTTTCCCGTTTGTCCCTCATCTGCACCCTGGCCCAACACACAGTCTGTCAGTTGTGATAATGGAATTGCTATCCATTTGGGGAGGGTTGGTGGAGACATCAATGATCAATTTAAGGATATGAGTTGCTAAATGATATTTTCTATGTTCTTTGCACCTTAGTTCTTCATTCAAAGCCAATTAGGTAGGGGCACGTATGTAGGTGGTTACACGCCCCAGTGATGGGTTGGTAATGCTGTTGTTCTAATGATTGTTACGCATAAATCTTCAGCAGATTTTTCCCTTGTGCTGTCTTAAGTTGTAGACATACTCTGTctaaaactttattcttttcattatccCCAGGCTTCTCTGGAAAAATAGATATGTTAAACTATAAATGACATTTGTGATCTTACCTGTTGGTTGTCAAGATTCATCAGTGTGAGACTGCATGTTGAGATGGTCAGTTTTATATTCATTCCTGAAAACTGAAGATTACTTTTGCCAAGAACTGTTGATAGGAACTTAACTGgaggctttaaaaattaaagaagaaaaacaaaacactgtcagGAATTTTGTCACAGAATGaatgttaatgttttttaaatgttaaaaatgagtCAAAGTCCAAACTCTTCCTTTCTATTTTACCTTATATAAATCAAATGAAAGggaatgatttttattaaataaacatgtttttaaaattagaatgcaGCAAATTCTTTATTAAGTAGTGAAATTTAGGCCCTCAGAACTTTCTCCTAGTTTCTctcctccccaggtgctgggagtgGACTCCTGCTTGAATGTAAACAAATTCCTGTGAGAGTTTAGACCAGCTGAACTCTTGCGTCCTTTTCAATACTGCaaatctaaaagaagaaaaatttgacaATCCACTGAATCTAACGCCACAGAAGGCATTGATGAACTCTCCAATTACACAACTGCTTCCTTCTCTGAAGCCATCCCTGTTCCTCCCTCATCTTTCCCTTGCCAGAGTTAAAAAGTCCTCTCTACTAGTCTAATTGTTACCTTCAGATAATCATGATGCCTGAAATTCTAACATTGGGCATTCTTTTAGGTTAAATTGTTGTTTTCAGAAGGTCCTAAttgttaaaatgaacaaatattactAGGAAGGCGTTAGCCCCTTCCACATTAACTCATTAATAAAGATGATTTACCAGAAATTACTAATAGAGATTTAGAAGAAGATCCTGAGGAAAGggacatgtttttttgtttgttttgtttgtttgtttgttttttgagacggattctcattccgtcgcccaggctggagtgcagtggcgcgatctggaaAGGGACATGTTTTGATAGAAGTCAAAATTCTGGACCAGGCATTTCTCAAGAAGAGGAGGTGTGGGGGTTTGGTGAAGAATCATGAGAGTAGGGGGTACCCaggaattataaagaaaagcactGGGGTCATATGTCCACAAAGGCATACCAACAGGGGGGCGAGAGGGTGGGCTGGTAGATTTCCTCAGGCAGAAATGCCACTTACTAACtgatgaccttggacaaatcacctttctaagcctcaatttccttttatataaaaagtgggggaaaaaaaacagtagCCACATCAtaagggctgttgtgaagattaaataataacTGGAGAACATTTAGCACAGTATTTGGCTAGGTACATgagagctattattattattattattacttatttttgccCTTCCCAAcattaaaaattctaagaaataatttGAGAGATTTAAATGCTTTGATGGATGCTTGGATTAAGTCCTGAAATCCTCTGCTGGAAAGTGGACCAGTTGATGGAAATCAGTGATTCCTCAGCATATGAATCAATACTTTGAGGCAATCAGTGAAAACACAATTTGTTTCTGTCCTAGTTTTGCTCTCATTTGATTCATTCTGGAGCCATACCAAACTGTTAAACACACActgttgaaattttttcttttttttttttttgagacggagtctcactctgtcgcccaggctggagtgcagtggccggatctcagctcactgcaaactccgcctcccgggtttacgccattctcctgcctcagcctcccgagtagctgggactacaggcgcccaccacctctcccggctagtttttttttcgtattttttagtagagacggggtttcaccgtgttagccaggatggtctcaatctcctgacctcgtgatctgcccgtctcggcctcccaaagtgctgggattacaggcttgagccaccgcgcccggccgcactGTTGAAATTTAatgtacagttttatttttaattccaagcTCATTCTAAAATGTAGTGCAAACAATGTGAGGAAGGAGCCCTAAACCTCACAGCTATCACCACATCATAAAGCTGACTCTTGGTCTACTTTCTTTGCTTCTTACACGGCTCTGGGCAAAGCGAGAGATTTTGTGTTCCCCGCAGTGATTTTATTAACAGCAAGTTGTTCATTTGCTTCTCTAGAGTTTCTTTTCCatgctagtttaaaaaatattattaagcggccaatgcggtggctcacgcctgtaatcccagcactttgggaggccgaggtgagcagttcacaaagtcaggaattcgagaccagcctgaccaacatggtgaaacccgtctctactaaaaacacaaaaataagccaggcgtggcggcgcgtgcctgtaatcccagctactcaggaggctgaggtaggagaatcacttgaacttgggaggcggaggtcacagtgagcctagatcataccactgcactccagcctgggcaatagagcaagactctgttgctcaaaaaaacaaaaacaaacaaacaaacaaacaaaaaatatatatatgaaatacaaattaaattataacACTATCTCATAGTTGAAAAGCATTTTGTTATCTGTAAAGAACTTTTGTATAAGTCATCTTAATTTTGTTCTCACCATAACCTTAATCTCGTGGGATATgcccaaaatgtatttattatataggAGACAAAGTCTTTCATGCCATTATTAGAAATGTCCTAACAGTTAAAAGACCCATGGAAGAGAAAGGAGTGTAAAGCACACAGGATGGGCAGTGAGGCAACTGGAATTCAAGTCCCAGGTGTGATCCTAACTTGTCAAGGGACCTTAGACAACTCTGGAACCCCCTCAATGTCTTTGTTTACAAAACAGGAGTAATACTATCACTTCCATTCTTCCACCTCTAGCCATGGGAGGTCTTAGGAGAATCAAACttagtattaataataaagtatatgGAAATGCACAGTATACGGCGAAGTGCTAACAAACTGTAGTGATTATAATTACtactttcaaaatgaattttggcAATTTTGCTACAGGATTTCTTCTTCAAGAAAGAGATAGGGGAGAAACTGTAGACCCCGGCCTTGGGAGAGGTCATTATGGGAATGAgaggagaaaggaacagaaaggggaggctgaggatgggatACTGACCAACTTTTACAAAAGAGTGGAGGCAGACCTGGCAGAAGTGCTTATCcatattttacaaagagaaaagcaTTAAGATAGGGAAACATTAATTGACTGTATCTGGGTCAATTTATTGGTACTGACATAGCAGCCTAGCTCTTCTTACTCTATATGGCATAGTCTCTCAGGAATCCCCAGTTCTTTCAGTTATTCATTAACTTTTAGACTTCAAAACTCATAGGAGAtcatataaatagataaatcatTTATCCATTAGCACTCCAAACTGCTAATGATGCAGTATCTAACAGACCTAAGGAATCAAACAAAGATCTGACTATATTCAACTGGCCCTACATCGTTTTTTGGCTCTCTCCCTGCAGGGCAGATGCTTGGCAAAAGGGCAGATAACATCGTGATTAAGTGTGTAGATGCTGGACCAGACTACCTGGGCTTGACCTAGCTCCTCCACACACTGACTGGGTcactgagcaagttacttaacctcttggggcctcagtttcctcatctgtaaaatggggacaaacAATAACACTTGTGGCTAGGTTTTTTGTGATGATTAACAAAGTATAAAAACCACAGCAttccaaaacttatgggatgcagtgAAAACAGTGAGTGCTAGGAGGAAAAATCATAGATATaaacacttttattaaaaaagcagaaagatctCAAGTCAAAAACCTAACATTGTaacttaaggaactagaaaaaaacaaaacccaaagctagTGGAAGCAAGGAAATCATAAAGATTAGAACAgagataaaatagagaatagaaaaatagagaaaattaattaaaccaaaagttggttcttccaAAAGATCGGCAAAACTGGCAAACCTTTAACTAGATGAATTaaggcaaaaaagagaaaagactcaaattactaaaatcagaaatgaaagtgaagacATTACTAccaattctacagaaataaaaaggattataagagactactgtgaacaattgtatgccaacaagTTGGAGAACCTAGATACAATGGACAAATTGCTAGAATACCTATCAAGACGAAatcataaagaaactgaaaatgtgaataggcttggtgagaatatggagaaattagaatccttgtgcattattggtgggagtgtaaaatggtacagctgctgtagaaaacagtatggtagttcctcaaacaatgaaaaaatagaataaccacatgatccagcaattctacttctgggtgtatacccaaaataattgaaaggaaGGTCTCTAAAAGATTTTGTAACtcacgttcatagcagcattattcataatagctaagcTGTGGAAGCAACCTAGTGTCCATCTACGgaagaatggataagcaaaatgtggtctatacatacAACGCaaaattattcagctataaaaaggaagtaaattcCGACATctgctatgacatggatgaaccttgaggacattatgctaagtgaattaagccagtcataaaaggcccaatactgtatgattccactcatatgtaGTATCTAGAGTactcaaaatcatagagacagaaagtagaattgtggttgccagggtctgTGGAGATAGGGGACTGGGGAGTTACGGTTTAAtgtgtagagtttcagttttgcaagatgaaaagagttctaaagatggatgatggtgatggctgcacaaaaatatgaatgtacttaatatcactgaactgtacacttaaaaagggTTAAgatgaggctgggagtggtggctcatgcctataattccagcactttgggaggctgaggtgggtagatcacttgaggccagggagttagagaccagcctggccaacatggcaaaacctcatctctactaaaaatacaaaaatcagccaggcatggtggcacatgattgcaatcccagctactcgggaggcggaggcattgagaattatttgaacccctgggaggcggaggttgcagtgagccgctggactccagcctgggtgacagagtgaaaccgtctcaaaaaaaaaaaaaaaaaggttaagatggtaaagtttatgttatggatattttaccacaataaagtggagagaaaagaaaagaaaagaaaggggtaaAGTGCTGGAAAGAGTCCCTGGCACATATTAAGTACTCAATACATGCTAGCTATTGGAGGAAACCagctgcttttctgtttttctctgcaaGTGTACTTTCCGGATAGATGATAGCCaggtttgctttgttttattttgggatgGGGAATCCCTGCTCCTTAGATGAGAAAATCTTGCCTGTTAGTTGGAATCATCCAGTTGAAGCATTCTAATTAGAAATTATGAGAAGCAGGAAGAGGTTAGAGATTACTTTGGAACCATGGGTTCTGTGAAAGAAACTAGTCATAGGGAGTCCTTAATAGAATTTAAGAGCCATTTGTCAGAATGTTTCATATCATGTGGGTTCTCTGAGTCACTCTGGGTGACACTGGTTCAGCCCTATGTAATATAATGAAGAATGATAACCGAAAACAGGGCAGAATGGTATAGAAATAGAACCCTAAGCTGGGAATCTGAAGACTTGGCTTCTACAGCTGGCTCTGACCTTAATCACCCTAGTGACTCAGACAAATACCATCTCTTGTCTCAGATTCAGTTTAGTAGctggcaaaatgaaaatgttagacCAGAAGATCTCTTTAAAAACCCttctcggccaggtgtggtggctcacacctatagt
Proteins encoded in this region:
- the LOC116272734 gene encoding EP300-interacting inhibitor of differentiation 1 encodes the protein MSEMAELSELYEESSDLQMDVMPGEGDLPQMEVGSGSRELSLRPSRSGAPPQLEEEGPMEEEEAQPMAAPEGKRSLANGPNAGEQPGQVAGADFESEDEGEEFDDWEDDYDYPEEEQLSGAGYRVAAALEEADKMFLRTREAALDGGFQMHYEKTPFDQLAFIEELFSLMVVNRLTEELGCDEIIDRE